The following coding sequences lie in one Aspergillus puulaauensis MK2 DNA, chromosome 3, nearly complete sequence genomic window:
- a CDS encoding uncharacterized protein (COG:Z;~EggNog:ENOG410QEDU;~InterPro:IPR000845,IPR011990,IPR035994,IPR027417, IPR002182;~PFAM:PF13374,PF01048,PF00931,PF17874,PF13424;~TransMembrane:2 (o630-647i667-683o);~go_function: GO:0003824 - catalytic activity [Evidence IEA];~go_function: GO:0005515 - protein binding [Evidence IEA];~go_function: GO:0043531 - ADP binding [Evidence IEA];~go_process: GO:0009116 - nucleoside metabolic process [Evidence IEA]), which translates to MHSISLPKTNAAQFTSTQILIKMSVIIDAQNRPSSRNDFTTAIVCALAEEATPVQALFDKSFDRYSSFYGRAAGDRNVYFNGLLAGHKVVLSYLPDMGTRGAAATLASLRISYTEVQLVLVVGICGGVPSGPSPKSPERYLGDVIIADKLFVYDYGKQQPGEFKHTNPFRTHNDEAKALLKSLEGEDNLAFFREQFAATVNNLLDNRTAWRAPDAKTDVVYKPSHHHKHRGEHARGCSCFAPHSICNAATKASCEELECAGSAIIRTRVDVEAANIFIGPMASADTVMKSGEDRDALAKKGEVIGFEMEGSGAWDGAVPCIIVKGITDYADSHKNKEWRLYAAATGAAAAKTFLNHWSVQTKSRRGKYWMVSLDRNVDFAGRDSEIGQFKKSISSPDGPKVLAMYGLGGIGKTQIALELAYRMKNELSVFWIQCSSIENIEKSYIDAAEMLEMVDVNQAQAKQTVKACLSNSATKWLLILDNVDDLKTWTYLKQNLPLRKEWRILITTRNGNLAAQTARSHVLQVREPCEQDAIDILHKRLIPEIRFLLEDKETVLALLDRLGSLPLAIVQAAAFLNVNKSFTISDYLEILSGQESQVVEFLGKDFEDKGYDTDVPRPVATTWLVSYNKILMLNAPAAIFLCLMAFLDRHDIPDSFVPQDRSHKDKLVSLSLLAAFSLINRNPKRPSCSTMHRLVRLVTRDMVRQRGAFEENIEWAATRLDRVYSNPDEHSRRQYLPHAISLINEMGFEPAKHPNLLRKTAGGLSSDRRNAEALELYTKLMNIQKTELGDRHPDTLRSMACVAQEHLWLFRLDEAEKLGMDAFTASKEALGLQHPDTVFTANVISAICKVGNKHDELIELHPELVDILQHTNELHIPGSMQSVSSIANSYMQEKRFKEAEDLLSINLKIHQDTHGTRHPDSLELMNDLVYLYTLQSRLQEAHKMITDIIKTCNHDYNLYPRLLITSEVKMANIHTKMQEEKQAEEVATRAVKEATERLGPRDVDTLHAMAALASVRQLQERWEDAENLLLAALEGTREEHGSNHVLLSTAIMRLSGLYWNQGRWEDATKRKDEAIKVLTREDELGPNDPRTLENIYQFALKATPNDYILQLMTRAVGLANNVLGPNNLKTKQYTSLLSTLQEKIDAGKAAVTATPAPPTPESSLPDRGRRRDRFNKLFGKARQALRSSSRLTSEHR; encoded by the exons ATGCACTCAATTTCCCTACCAAAAACAAACGCCGCCCAGTTCACTTCAACTCAAATTCTTATCAAAATGAGCGTTATAATTGACGCTCAGAACCGCCCTTCAAGCCGTAACGACTTTACTACGGCCATAGTATGCGCACTCGCCGAAGAGGCAACGCCTGTCCAAGCGCTGTTCGACAAAAGTTTCGACAGGTATTCCTCGTTTTACGGTCGAGCCGCTGGAGACAGAAACGTTTACTTCAACGGCCTACTCGCAGGTCACAAAGTCGTACTTTCCTACCTCCCAGACATGGGAACACGTGGTGCTGCAGCCACTCTGGCAAGTCTTCGAATCTCGTATACCGAAGTGCAACTCGTGCTGGTAGTTGGCATTTGCGGTGGCGTGCCCTCTGGCCCAAGCCCGAAGTCACCTGAGAGATACCTCGGCGATGTAATCATTGCGGATAAGCTATTCGTCTATGACTATGGCAAACAACAACCAGGGGAATTCAAACACACAAACCCGTTCCGGACTCACAACGATGAGGCCAAGGCTCTTCTGAAGAGTCTTGAGGGCGAAGATAACTTGGCGTTTTTTCGAGAGCAATTTGCCGCGACGGTAAACAATCTGCTGGACAATCGGACAGCCTGGCGCGCCCCCGATGCTAAGACCGACGTTGTTTATAAACCGTCACATCATCACAAGCATCGTGGAGAGCATGCTCGAGGATGTAGCTGTTTCGCCCCCCATTCAATCTGCAATGCAGCCACAAAAGCGAGTTGCGAAGAGCTCGAATGCGCAGGGTCTGCAATCATACGAACCCGGGTCGATGTGGAGGCGGCAAATATCTTCATCGGACCCATGGCGTCCGCTGACACTGTGATGAAGTCTGGCGAGGACCGGGATGCACTGGCCAAGAAAGGCGAAGTTATTgggtttgagatggaggggtCGGGGGCATGGGATGGCGCGGTGCCCTGTATTATCGTGAAAGGCATTACCGACTATGCTGACAGCCACAAGAATAAGGAGTGGCGACTTTACGCCGCTGCGACTGGTGCAGCAGCTGCGAAGACCTTTCTGAATCATTGGAGTGTTCAGACAAAAT CCCGTAGAGGCAAGTACTGGATGGTCTCGCTCGATAGAAACGTGGATTTCGCAGGGCGTGACTCTGAAATTGGGCAATTCAAGAAGTCTATATCCTCGCCAGACGGCCCAAAAGTTCTAGCAATGTATGGGCTTGGAGGAATCGGCAAAACTCAAATAGCTCTCGAGCTAGCCTACCGGATGAAAAATGAACTCTCGGTTTTCTGGATTCAGTGTAGCAGTATCGAGAACATCGAAAAGAGCTACATCGACGCCGCAGAGATGCTGGAAATGGTCGATGTCAACCAAGCGCAGGCAAAACAGACTGTAAAGGCATGTCTCAGTAACAGTGCCACTAAATGGCTTTTGATCCTCGATAACGTCGACGACCTCAAGACGTGGACCTACCTCAAACAAAACCTCCCCTTGAGAAAAGAATGGCGGATTCTCATCACCACTCGCAACGGGAACCTGGCTGCTCAAACCGCGCGTTCACATGTCTTGCAGGTTCGCGAGCCATGCGAGCAGGATGCAATTGATATTTTGCACAAAAGGCTGATTCCGGAAATACGGTTCTTGTTGGAGGACAAAGAAACGGTTCTTGCTCTCCTTGACCGACTGGGATCCTTGCCACTGGCTATAGTCCAAGCGGCAGCATTCCTGAATGTGAACAAGAGCTTTACAATATCCGATTATCTGGAAATACTCAGTGGACAAGAATCACAGGTTGTGGAATTCTTGGGCAAAGATTTTGAGGACAAAGGATACGATACCGATGTTCCCAGGCCTGTTGCCACCACATGGCTTGTCTCTTACAATAAGATCTTAATGCTCAACGCACCGGCTGCCATATTCCTTTGCCTCATGGCGTTTCTTGACCGGCATGATATCCCGGATAGTTTTGTCCCACAGGATAGATCTCACAAGGACAAACTCGTATCTTTATCACTCCTGGCGGCTTTCTCCCTTATTAACAGAAATCCAAAACGACCAAGTTGCTCGACTATGCATCGCCTCGTACGCCTTGTGACTCGAGATATGGTGAGGCAGCGCGGGGCCTTTGAGGAAAATATAGAATGGGCGGCAACGCGGCTTGACAGGGTTTATTCCAACCCCGATGAACACTCAAGAAGGCAGTATCTGCCCCACGCAATCTCATTAATAAATGAAATGGGGTTTGAGCCAGCCAAACACCCTAATCTACTCCGGAAAACAGCAGGAGGGCTATCTAGTGATCGTCGGAACGCCGAAGCTCTCGAACTTTATACTAAACTTATGAATATCCAAAAAACGGAACTCGGAGACCGGCATCCTGACACCCTGCGCAGTATGGCTTGCGTCGCACAAGAACACCTATGGTTGTTCCGATTAGATGAGGCCGAGAAGCTTGGGATGGACGCGTTCACGGCGAGCAAAGAAGCACTAGGGCTACAACATCCTGACACCGTTTTCACCGCTAATGTTATCTCGGCCATATGCAAGGTGGGGAACAAACACGATGAACTAATTGAACTGCACCCAGAGCTGgtggatatcctgcagcACACCAACGAGCTACACATACCGGGCTCTATGCAGAGTGTGTCATCTATTGCTAATTCATATATGCAAGAAAAAAGATTCAAGGAGGCAGAAGACCTCCTTTCAATTAACCTGAAAATCCACCAGGATACTCATGGGACACGGCACCCCGATTCCCTGGAACTCATGAATGATCTggtatatctatatacctTGCAATCCCGCTTGCAGGAGGCCCACAAGATGATTACAGATATCATCAAAACATGCAACCATGACTATAATCTCTATCCTCGCCTGCTGATTACATCTGAGGTCAAAATGGCGAATATTCATACAAAGATGCAGGAAGAGAAACAAGCAGAGGAGGTAGCGACACGGGCAGTCAAGGAAGCCACCGAGAGACTTGGCCCACGAGACGTTGATACGTTGCATGCTATGGCCGCATTAGCATCAGTGCGTCAATTGCAAGAACGTTGGGAAGATGCAGAAAATTTACTTCTAGCGGCACTAGAGGGTACCAGAGAAGAGCACGGATCTAACCATGTCCTCCTCTCAACGGCCATCATGCGCCTCTCGGGTTTATATTGGAATCAAGGCCGATGGGAAGATGcgacaaaaagaaaagacgagGCGATTAAAGTCCTAACGAGGGAGGATGAGCTAGGGCCAAATGACCCCCGGACTCTAGAAAACATATATCAGTTTGCCCTGAAGGCAACCCCAAACGATTATATTCTACAGCTAATGACTCGGGCCGTGGGGCTGGCCAACAACGTCCTAGGTCCAAATAACCTGAAAACGAAACAGTATACATCCCTTCTTTCCACCTTGCAAGAGAAGATCGATGCTGGGAAAGCTGCAGTGACAGCTACCCCGGCTCCTCCTACTCCCGAATCGTCATTGCCAGATAGAGGCCGACGTCGAGACAGGTTCAATAAGCTTTTTGGCAAAGCTCGACAAGCACTGCGGAGCTCCAGCAGACTCACTAGTGAGCACCGCTAG
- the SSO2 gene encoding syntaxin (COG:U;~EggNog:ENOG410PK20;~InterPro:IPR006011,IPR010989,IPR000727;~PFAM:PF05739,PF00804;~TransMembrane:1 (i282-302o);~go_component: GO:0016020 - membrane [Evidence IEA];~go_process: GO:0016192 - vesicle-mediated transport [Evidence IEA]): protein MSYGQSYNSYPAYGEAQSNPYAGNQGYSQNQYGYGNQDVEMNPVQQQPADPNVLFNEINKIKDGIQTLKGLRENQLEAAQTSLLASESQREDQNIRSHLDQIHSEITNGYEKLKNDMARIKKTPGSANVQKQLETQGRAIRTEFQEYQKSQTSFKRKLGEQVSRRIRMAADPETPEEEIQRQTEAVLAGDQQTFQVSGARSKKANDVKKAVMDRSDQIKEIERDMVELSRLVVDIDELVLQHAPAIENIDQGAERVAGDLGNANVQLGQAVQSARNARKWKWYALIIVIIIIAIIVAVAVGVTQTQK, encoded by the exons ATGAGT TACGGACAAAGTTACAACAGCTATCCTGCATATGGGGAGGCGCAATCTAACCCCTATGCTGGTAACCAGGGCTACAGTCAAAACCAGTATGGGTATGGCAACCAGGATGTTG AGATGAACCCGGTACAACAGCAACCTGCGGACCCAAACGTGTTATTTAACGAAATCAACAAGATTAAAGATGGGATTCAAACTCTGAAAGGCCTCAGGGAGAATCAGCTTGAAGCGGCCCAAACCTCTTTGCTAGCATCGGAATCTCAAAGGGAAGACCAAAACATCAGGTCGCATTTGGATCAAATCCACAGTGAAATCACAAATGGATACGAGAAACTCAAGAACGATATGGCGCGGATCAAAAAGACCCCTGGGTCAGCCAATGTCCAGAAACAGCTCGAGACTCAGGGCCGTGCTATTCGCACTGAATTTCAAGAATACCAGAAGAGTCAAACGTCATTCAAAAGGAAACTGGGGGAGCAGGTGAGTCGACGGATCAGGATGGCCGCCGACCCAGAAACACCCGAAGAGGAAATCCAACGGCAAACCGAGGCTGTCTTGGCTGGCGATCAACAAACCTTCCAG GTCTCTGGTGCCAGATCGAAGAAAGCAAATGATGTAAAGAAAGCTGTTATGGACCGTTCGGATCAAATCAAGGAGATCGAGAGGGACATGGTTGAACTCAGCCGGTTGGTCGTGGATATCGACGAACTAGTCTTGCAACACGCTCCAGCGATCGAAAATATTGACCAGGGCGCGGAGAGAGTTGCAGGGGACCTTGGAAACGCTAACGTTCAGCTCGGGCAGGCCGTCCAGAGTGCCCGCAACGCTCGTAAATGGAAGTGGTACGCCCTAATTATCGTTA TTATCATCATTGCCATCATCGTGGCTGTTGCCGTTGGTGTCACGCAGACGCAAAAATAA
- a CDS encoding BolA family protein (BUSCO:EOG09265LEG;~COG:T;~EggNog:ENOG410PS86;~InterPro:IPR002634,IPR036065;~PFAM:PF01722), with amino-acid sequence MLRSIAVPRGLVFPRRLLSTTVPRMASASGTPMEDLMREKINTTFTPSTLIIRNDSHLHAHHAPMQGSTSKETHFHVTITSPSFQSKPQPARHRMVYALLKEEMSQEGGIHALQLRTKTPEEEQREKERQAQA; translated from the exons ATGCTTCGCTCCATCGCCGTCCCCCGTGGCCTGGTCTTCCCCCGCCGCCTGCTCTCAACCACAGTCCCCAGAATGGCCTCCGCATCAGGCACACCTATGGAAGATCTCATGAGGGAGAAG ATAAACACCACCTTTACCCCGTCCACGCTAATAATTCGCAACGACTCACATTTGCATGCGCACCATGCGCCGATGCAAGGGTCGACGTCGAAGGAGACACACTTCCA TGTGACGATTACGTCGCCGTCGTTCCAATCTAAGCCGCAACCTGCGAGACATCGGATGGTTTACGCTTTGCTGAAAGAGGAGATGAGTCAAGAGGGTGGAATCCATGCGCTGCAGTTGAGGACGAAGACaccggaggaggagcagagggagaaggagagacagGCGCAGGCGTAA
- a CDS encoding uncharacterized protein (COG:I;~EggNog:ENOG410PKQX;~InterPro:IPR042099,IPR000873,IPR025110;~PFAM:PF00501,PF13193): protein MHQRTLFAASRGFFLSRCTLPTPFTCRSCRTRFAAHRSLATLPNLSLFRALKNHDPSSLAVTHNPSSRSFTYENLVADVLQSQDRLRQSGGGRRDGLRGERVAFLAENSYDYVVLLLSILASDAIAVPLSTGFPIHELKYIMDNSQAGMLIATERYGDMARKILEEGLDREPVLDVRRKIMAGATGVGAVELEGLDKENGGMMLYTSGTTNRPKGVLIPQSALAAQAASLVEAWKYTPDDRLLHLLPLHHIHGAINAILTPVLSGSSIEFMFPFNPTSVWNRLAEPFLPEGARSKITFLTAVPTIYNRLMSTFSSLPPEVQDAAKIGISPEHLRLNISGSAALPTPTKKAWQDLSNGNVLLERYGMTEVGMTLSCGLDFADRVDGSVGWPLPSVEVRLFDTDANEVIQRGHELDSQGRHREGEIQLRGPTVFREYWANETATRETFVDSDDGKGSWFKTGDVAICQPVENAGKGTSGEWAKGPMYFIQGRRSVDIIKIGGEKVSALEVERELLSLPQIAEAAVVGLPSEQWGQKVAAIVVLNSDAAVKAGRNGKPWGPLDMRRALKDRLASYKLPSEMKILDGPIPRNAMGKVNKKMLVKEVFGV, encoded by the exons ATGCACCAACGTACATTATTCGCCGCCTCCAGAggcttcttcctttctcggTGCACTTTGCCAACCCCGTTCACATGCAGGTCATGCAGAACACGCTTCGCTGCTCACCGGTCCCTAGCAACACTACCGaacctctctctcttccgCGCACTGAAGAACCACGACCCCTCCAGCCTCGCCGTGACACATAACCCGTCCTCCCGCTCATTCACATACGAAAATCTAGTCGCAGATGTCCTCCAATCCCAGGATCGGCTGCGTCAATCTGGCGGCGGGCGCCGCGATGGTCTCCGCGGAGAACGAGTCGCGTTTCTAGCGGAGAACAGCTACGACTACGTAG TACTGCTTCTTTCAATCCTGGCCAGCGATGCAATTGCCGTTCCTTTATCGACCGGGTTCCCGATTCATGAGCTGAAGTATATCATGGATAACTCGCAGGCTGGGATGTTAATTGCGACGGAGCGATACGGTGATATGGCTCGGAAGATTCTGGAAGAGGGCTTGGATCGCGAGCCTGTGCTTGACGTGCGGAGGAAGATCATGGCCGGTGCGACGGGCGTCGGTGCtgtggagctggagggctTGGATAAGGAGAACGGTGGAATGATGCTCTATACATCTGGGACAACGAATCGGCCG AAAGGTGTTTTGATACCGCAGTCTGCGCTCGCAGCGCAGGCGGCGTCGCTGGTTGAGGCGTGGAAGTATACGCCCGACGACCGGCTCTTGCATCTGCTCCCACTACATCATATCCACGGAGCGATTAATGCGATTCTTACGCCGGTTTTGTCTGGTTCTTCGATTGAGTTCATGTTTCCGTTCAATCCGACATCGGTATGGAATCGACTTGCTGAACCGTTTCTGCCAGAGGGCGCAAGGAGCAAGATCACGTTCCTCACTGCCGTGCCTACGATCTATAACCGGCTTATGTCGACATTTTCGAGTCTACCACCGGAGGTCCAGGATGCAGCTAAAATAGGCATCTCCCCTGAGCATCTTCGCCTGAATATCTCTGGCTCCGCGGCGTTACCAACCCCGACTAAGAAGGCATGGCAAGATCTCAGCAACGGTAATGTTCTACTGGAGCGCTACGGGATGACTGAGGTTGGAATGACCCTTAGCTGTGGTCTTGACTTTGCAGACCGCGTAGACGGCAGCGTTGGATGGCCTTTGCCATCGGTGGAAGTTCGATTATTCGACACGGATGCAAACGAAGTTATCCAGCGGGGCCACGAGCTAGACAGCCAAGGCCGCCATCGTGAAGGGGAGATCCAACTCCGAGGCCCTACCGTTTTCCGCGAGTACTGGGCAAACGAGACCGCGACGCGGGAAACGTTTgtcgacagcgacgatggGAAAGGCTCGTGGTTTAAAACAGGAGACGTCGCTATCTGCCAGCCCGTAGAAAACGCTGGTAAAGGAACAAGCGGCGAATGGGCTAAGGGGCCGATGTATTTTATCCAAGGCCGGCGCAGTGTCGACATCATCAAAATAGGCGGGGAGAAAGTCAGCGCGCTGGAGGTGGAACGGGAATTGCTTTCACT TCCCCAAATCGCCGAAGCAGCCGTCGTTGGTCTCCCGTCTGAACAATGGGGTCAGAAGGTCGCAGCCATAGTGGTTCTCAACTCGGATGCCGCCGTGAAGGCCGGACGCAATGGGAAACCCTGGGGACCGCTGGATATGCGACGGGCATTGAAAGACCGGCTAGCGAGCTACAAGCTACCTTCAGAGATGAAGATTCTTGATGGGCCTATTCCGAGGAATGCGATGGGGAAGG TTAACAAGAAGATGCTCGTGAAAGAGGTGTTTGGTGTTTAA
- a CDS encoding uncharacterized protein (CAZy:GH7;~COG:G;~EggNog:ENOG410PKS8;~InterPro:IPR037019,IPR001722,IPR013320;~PFAM:PF00840;~SECRETED:SignalP(1-21);~go_function: GO:0004553 - hydrolase activity, hydrolyzing O-glycosyl compounds [Evidence IEA];~go_process: GO:0005975 - carbohydrate metabolic process [Evidence IEA]) has protein sequence MAPILSTLSLALTGLPLLSLAQQIGTPENRPLLTTWHCTARNGCSKQSTSVVLDAATHSIHALDDPSTSCTTSSGSLDPTLCPDKQTCASNCVIDGITDYAAHGVETNGGVLKLTQYKNVNGTLNSVSPRVYLLSESNQTTGAGTKAGAEEYTAPSLLNQEFTFTVDVSALPCGMNGALYLSEMSHTGGRSSELNPAGASYGTGYCDAQCYVTPWINGAGNVAENGACCNEMDIWEANSRATGLTPHPCIYNDGTGTVEEGVYECTDDAECNGPTGENDSVCDKWGCGFNPYALGAQDYYGRGAAGGFEVDTTAPFTVVTQFRTDDNTTTGALAEIRRLYIQGGKVIQNAVVTAGNTSADSLTDSLCDTTSSWYAGFGGMERMGESLGRGMVLAMSIWNDASEYMQWLDGEDAGPCNATEGAPAFIEEHTPGTSVTFSNLRWGDIGSTFRGTE, from the coding sequence ATGGCTCCTATACTCAGCACCCTCTCTCTAGCCCTAACAGGCCTCCCCCTTCTCTCACTTGCCCAACAAATCGGCACCCCCGAGAATCGTCCCCTCCTAACAACCTGGCACTGCACAGCCCGCAATGGCTGCAGCAAGCAAAGCACCTCCGTCGTCCTGGACGCAGCCACCCACAGCATCCacgccctcgacgacccctccacctcctgcaCCACCTCCTCAGGATCACTAGACCCAACCCTCTGCCCAGACAAACAAACCTGCGCCTCGAACTGCGTCATCGACGGCATAACAGACTACGCAGCGCACGGCGTTGAAACAAACGGCGGAGTCCTCAAGCTCACCCAGTACAAAAACGTTAACGGGACCCTCAACTCCGTTTCACCACGGGTATATCTCCTCTCCGAATCCAACCAAACCACCGGTGCAGGGACAAAGGCAGGGGCAGAGGAGTATACAGCTCCATCCCTCCTCAACCAGGAATTCACATTCACCGTGGACGTCTCTGCCCTGCCGTGCGGCATGAACGGCGCGCTCTACCTCTCCGAGATGTCACACACGGGCGGGCGAAGCTCAGAGCTAAACCCCGCCGGCGCATCCTACGGCACGGGCTACTGCGACGCGCAGTGCTACGTAACGCCCTGGATCAACGGCGCGGGAAATGTCGCCGAGAACGGCGCCTGCTGCAACGAGATGGATATCTGGGAGGCGAACTCGCGCGCAACGGGGCTGACGCCGCACCCTTGTATTTATAACGACGGGACAGGGACTGTTGAGGAGGGTGTTTACGAGTGCACGGATGACGCGGAGTGCAATGGGCCGACGGGGGAGAATGACAGTGTCTGCGATAAATGGGGGTGTGGGTTTAACCCTTATGCGCTTGGCGCGCAGGATTACTATGGccgtggtgctgctggcgggTTTGAAGTTGACACGACCGCGCCGTTTACGGTCGTGACGCAGTTCCGGACTGATGATAACACGACGACCGGTGCGCTGGCTGAAATCCGCCGATTGTATATCCAGGGCGGCAAGGTGATCCAGAATGCGGTTGTGACGGCAGGGAATACCAGTGCCGACTCGCTGACGGATTCGCTGTGTGATACGACTTCGTCGTGGTAtgctgggtttggggggatggagaggatgggcGAGTCGTTGGGACGCGGGATGGTGCTGGCGATGAGCATTTGGAATGATGCCAGCGAGTATATGCAGTGgcttgatggggaggatgcgGGGCCTTGTAATGCGACGGAGGGAGCGCCGGCCTTTATCGAGGAGCATACGCCTGGGACGAGTGTGACTTTTTCGAATCTGAGATGGGGCGACATCGGGTCGACTTTTCGGGGGACTGAGTAG
- a CDS encoding uncharacterized protein (COG:S;~EggNog:ENOG410QCPP) has protein sequence MTRETRVEDPVRASNRRQPEREHEQEREREISPDRISEDQEPERDRRTRRIPVRGRDSYSPPYIRRRYRFTPSPPRLPYIYSHHELFASEDPQSESQSQQDRCVYLVPYDREAYITTHPATHYDFTQWLPLLALGATETWYKFSTAKDKIVYTNQSLPLLAPPNPNLVPLADPRPVGLRLVRIAATAALRPPSSPPVPVKYEDGSKPTQPNLVYLSIQASITGNTTRINDRWDHPDRNLPDLADNSLVGQNIYRVIRCGSREEAAAQAFYYAGGNRWSTVFTCAVVAGARSLSGRVMVYNAEAYERVSSVEELVDDGVEMKGAKIKVFY, from the coding sequence ATGACAAGAGAAACCCGTGTTGAAGACCCCGTCCGCGCATCCAACCGCAGACAACCAGAACGAGAGCATGAgcaagaacgagaacgagaaaTAAGCCCCGATAGAATAAGTGAAGATCAAGAACCAGAGCGAGACCGCCGCACCCGTCGAATCCCCGTCCGCGGCCGAGATTCCTACTCTCCACCATACATTCGCCGTCGATACCGTTTCaccccctcccctccacgACTTCCTTATATTTATTCCCACCACGAACTCTTTGCCAGCGAGGATCCCCAGTCTGAATCTCAATCCCAACAAGACCGCTGCGTCTACCTCGTTCCCTACGACCGAGAGGCATACATAACCACCCACCCAGCCACCCACTACGACTTCACTCAGTGGCTCCCCCTGCTCGCCCTCGGTGCCACAGAGACATGGTACAAATTCAGCACGGCCAAAGACAAAATAGTCTACACAAACCAAAGCCTGCCCCTCCTCGCgcccccaaacccaaacctAGTGCCCTTGGCGGATCCTAGACCCGTCGGGCTCCGCCTCGTCCGGATCGCAGCAACGGCAGCCCTCCgccctccatcttctcctccagtTCCAGTCAAGTACGAAGATGGATCAAAGCCAACCCAGCCGAACCTGGTGTACCTCTCCATCCAGGCATCTATAACAGGGAACACGACCAGAATAAATGACCGCTGGGACCACCCTGATCGAAACTTGCCGGACCTCGCGGATAACTCGCTAGTAGGGCAGAATATCTACCGGGTGATCCGGTGTGGGAGCCGTGAAGAGGCGGCTGCGCAGGCGTTTTACTATGCCGGTGGGAATCGGTGGTCGACGGTGTTTACCTGTGCTGTTGTGGCTGGGGCCAGGAGTTTGTCGGGGCGGGTGATGGTTTACAATGCTGAGGCTTATGAGAGGGTGAGTtcggtggaggagttggttgaCGATGGGGTTGAGATGAAGGGGGCGAAGATTAAGGTGTTTTATTGA
- a CDS encoding sugar O-acetyltransferase (COG:E;~EggNog:ENOG410PWAR;~InterPro:IPR024688,IPR011004,IPR001451;~PFAM:PF14602,PF00132,PF12464;~go_function: GO:0016407 - acetyltransferase activity [Evidence IEA]): protein MAATQKRPEIIDIARGLNHVPMCEDYERMISGMLYNPLLPKLAEARHRCRGVATDFNQLDAKTASYEEIADRRMELLRNVVGRVGEGTFMEPPFWPDYGCNIAIGKECFINFNFTALDTSLVVIGDRVQFGPNVSIYTAGHDTSILSRRKFVEFGHPVFIGDDCWIGGNVTILPGVTIGEGCTIGAGSVVTKDIPPFSVAVGSPCKVRKTIQSAEEEMEDPRNPYRDMPEKTD, encoded by the exons ATGGCAGCCACCCAGAAAAGACCGGAGATCATCGACATCGCACGCGGTCTCAACCATGTACCTATGTGCGAGGACTACGAACGCATGATATCAGGAATGCT ATATAACCCACTGCTACCCAAACTCGCCGAAGCCCGGCACCGGTGCCGCGGGGTAGCGACTGACTTCAACCAGCTCGACGCCAAAACCGCGTCGTACGAGGAGATCGCAGACCGACGAATGGAGCTTCTACGCAATGTCGTCGGGCGAGTAGGCGAGGGCACATTCATGGAACCGCCCTTCTGGCCAGACTATGGGTGTAATATTGCCATTGGGAAGGAGTGCTTTATTAACTTCAA CTTCACTGCACTCGACACAAGCCttgtcgtcatcggcgaCAGGGTGCAATTCGGGCCCAATGTCTCGATCTACACGGCCGGCCACGACACGAGCATCCTCTCGCGCCGGAAGTTCGTTGAGTTCGGACACCCCGTGTTCATTGGCGACGACTGCTGGATCGGGGGCAATGTTACTATCCTGCCTGGTGTGACGATTGGAGAGGGGTGCACTATTGGTGCTGGCTCTGTTGTCACCAAGGATATCCCACCGTTCTCGGTTGCGGTTGGCAGTCCCTGCAAAGTACGCAAGACGATCCAgtcggcggaggaggagatggaggaccCGCGGAATCCGTATAGAGATATGCCGGAGAAGACTGACTGA